Within the Dolichospermum compactum NIES-806 genome, the region TTACGTTTAGAGTTAAAATTGTTAGCAGAAGTCGGAATTATTGGTTTACCAAATGCGGGAAAATCAACTTTAATTTCTTCTTTGTCCGCCGCACGTCCAAAAATCGCTGATTATCCCTTTACTACCTTAATTCCTAATTTGGGTGTAGTCAAAAAACCCACAGGTGATGGTACAGTTTTCGCCGATATTCCGGGATTAATTGAAGGTGCTTCTCATGGTGCAGGTTTAGGTCATGATTTCTTGCGTCACATTGAACGGACAAGGGTTTTATTACACTTAATTGATGCCACAAGTGAAGATGTCATCGCTGATTTCCATACTATTCAAGAAGAACTTAAAGCCTATGGACGAGGTTTAGCTAAACGTCCGCAAATTTTAGCATTAAATAAAATAGATGCTGTTGATAGAGAAACTGTTGATTTGGAAGCTTTAGCTACTCAATTAAATCATCTAGCTTTAGCACCAGTGTTCATAATTTCTGCCGTAACTCGCACGGGTTTAGATCCCATGATGCAGGAAATTTGGCGGATTTTAGATGAAATTAATTCGTTGGAAAACCAGGAAGTTGCAGTTGAATTGATAAGTTGATTTTGTTGAGTATATAGCGTTTTTTAATTCAGTGAGGTATAAGAACCCCACCCCTAGCCCCTCCCCGCAAGCGAGGAGGGGGACTGGATTGTCAATTAATCCAGCTTTTTAGGGTTTTTTCTATTAATTGCCCATTCTACCTGTCGTAAAATTCCTCGTAACATTCCCACTTCTGTAGTTTGTAGATAAGCACGATTATATAAATGGCGAAATTTTTCCATCCGACTAGCTGCGGTGTGGGGATAAAGATAACCAATAGAAAGCAACAAAGATTCTAATTGCTGATAGAATCCTTCCATAGCATCTAATGGGGCAATTTCTGAATCGGGTATATTCTGATCTGTAAATAAGTTAGTAGATTGTGATAATTCATAACAACAAATAGAAACCGCTGTAGCTAAATTCAAAGATGGATATTCGGGATTGGTAGGAATAAAAACTAATTTGTGGGCATAATTTAATTCTTCATTAGTTAATCCTCTATCTTCTCTACCAAAAATTAAAGCTACAGGCTTTTCTGCTTCTGCTAATAACCAGGGTAAAGCGGTGTGAGGGGTATCTAGGGGTAGTTCTCCACTGTATTCCCGTCCCATAGTAGCAACGGCACGGACACAGCCCTGTAAGGCTTGTGGTAATGTGTCTACTATGACCGCAGATTCTAGAATATCTTTACCATGAACTGCCATTTTTAAGGCATCGTCTGATGTGCGATCGCATTGAGGATTGACTAATATTAGTTTAGATAAGCCAAAATTTTTCATAACTCTGGCCACTGAACCGACATTCAATGGACCGGCTGGTTCTACTAAGACGATAATTACGTTGTTGTAACTGGTTTTTATATGAATATTTTCTGTCATTGAAAGAGTCTAGCAAAGAAAGTAATAATGATATTAGTATCCAGCAAGTATCTACCATTCATCAAAGTCAACCTTTTCACAATCTTGTTTTATTGCTTCACTCATTAGCTGTAAATCTTCTTTATGTATTGAACCTGCAAAATGCAGTAATTGTTTACCGGGAACACCTTTGATTTTTGAACTTGTTAAATTACGGGCAAATTCTAAGACTTGATATTGCAAGTATTGAGGCAGAATTTTTAATTGTTCAATAACTTGCTACCACGATCTGAAAAGGTCAGACCTCTTGACCGCAATCACATTATAACAATTCAAAGAATTAATGAACCACGAAGGCACGAAGAACACGAAGGAAGAGAAAGAAGAAGAAGAGTTAAGAGGAGAGAATGATGCGTTTAATGCCTTCTTTGAGGACGGGAACGTTAAAATTGATGAGAAGACCAAGAGGACAATTAGTCATTTTTAAATAAGAAATAACTTGCGCTTCATGAATAGGGGCTAACTTTTCCACAGCCTTCAATTCAACAACTAGGGAATCACCAACCAGAAAATCTAATTCACCTTCACCAATCGGATAACCTTTGTATTTTACTGCTACTAAATGTTTAGGTTTATGAGGTATTCCCTTCCCCGTAAACGAAACTCCAAACCTAAAGCCTCTTGATATACCCTCTCCAAAAACCCCGCACCCAACATCCTATGCACCTCAATACCCGCCCCAATCACAGCATAAGCCAACCTCTCCACCTCATCACCCAACCTCCTCATTCTTCCTTCTTCCTCTTCCTTCGTGTTCTTCGTGCCTTCGTGGTTCATTTCCTCTTACCTTCTTACACTCTATCATGTAGCAATTATATATCCAATTACCCCCGCTTAGGCTAAAATTGTTTACAATAAAAGTCTATTTTTCCTGCATTAAATATTATGGCTAATCCCAAATCTGACAAAGGCTTTGTCTACCAAGAATTTGGTAACGGTAGTTCACCCGCACTGGAACGCGCTGTAGAACGGGGAATCCAAGACTTACCCCCCAATCAGCAAAATGTGCGAATCCAAGCTACTCGCGCGGGACGGAAGGGGAAAACTGTGACGGTGATTACTGGTTTTCAAACTACACCGGAAACTTTAGCTACTTTATTAAAACAGTTAAAAGCCCAATGTGGTACAGGTGGAACGGTGAAAGATAATGAAATTGAGGTTCAGGGAGACCACAAACAGAAGATTTTAGATATTTTGGTGAAGTTGGGTTATAAAGCTAAAATCAGCGGTGGTTAAAAGGTGCGGTTTACCAAATTTTTCAGGAATCGTCACCACATTAGGTGATGTTAACTCTAGAAATATAGAACCTCAACAGGAGAATAACATGGATATGGATGTAGTCAGAATTATAGCCGCGATTTTTCTTCCACCTTTAGGAGTGTTTTTGCAGGTCGGGTTTGGTAAGGATTTTTGGATTAATTTACTTTTGACTATCTTTGGTTTTTATATTCTGGGTATTGTTCACGCAGTGTGGATAATTGCGAAGAAGTAATGATCTCAGAGAGGTAGAGGAAACTGGACTATCTCTCTATTTCTTTCCCTAATTTTCAGCCCTTTAAAAGAAGAAGCAGGATATGAAAATAAAGTATCCCATTAATTTTCACAAAGGTTTAACATTCGTTATTGTTTTAGGACTAATGGTTTTATACCATAATTTTACTATTGGAGCTTGGGTTTATCTTTCCCTTCATGGTACTTATGGTTTTCTTTGGCTATTAAAAGATAGGATATTTCCAGATAAGCAATGGGAGCAAGAAATTCCTACTTCCCAAGGAATTATTATCTTTGTTCTCCTTTGTTTGTACTGGGTAGCACCATTCATTCTTATTAGTAGTGGTACTGTTCCCCCTTTACCTTTAGCAGCAGCTGCTATTTCTTTGAATATTGCAGGGGTGTTTTTACATTTTGCTAGTGATGCTCAAAAATACTATACACTCAAGTACAAAACTGGATTAATTACAGAAGGTTTTTTTTGCTAAATGTCGTAATCCTAATTATTTGGGAGAAGTTTTGATTTATCTGGCTTTTGCTATGTTAAGTCAACATTGGCTATCTTTCTTGATTCTGGGGTTATTTATAGCCATGATATTTGTTCCCAATATGCGGAGAAAAGATCAATCTTTATCTCGATATCCTGAGTTTGCGGAATACAAAGAAAATTCTGGTTTGTTTTTTCCTAAGTTATTTAATTCCAGAATTTCTCAAAAAAGAGAACCTACAGCATAACGTCAAATTTACACTTGGAATAATAATGGGACAAAATATCAAGTTACCTGGAAACCAAATGATCCTAATTACATTCGTGTTCAGGTAATTGATAGAGGTAAAGTCGTTTTAAATCGTCTACTCCAAGCTATACCCTAAAATTGTTATGGCGGTTTTTGGCTAAGTGAAATACAAGAACCCCAACCCCCTCCCCGCAAGCAAGGAGGGGGCTGATAAGGTGTTGGTAATAGGACAGATTATTCAGCCCAAGCGATTAATCTGGGTTCATAAGGACTAGAGAGGTATTGATTTCGAGGTAGGACACGCAAAGATAATCCTTGCAAACCAGAGGTTGTGTAGGTGATATTTGCAGTATAAAGACTGGAATTTTCTGGATCTTGTCCTTGATAATCCATGATTACAGGTACAGCATTGACAATATCACCGTTGGCATCAATAGAACCTTGATATAGTTCTACTTGCACATCATCGTTACTTAATGTTGCTAAGTTTACTTTGGCTTTCACCGCTACAGTTTGATTAACTTCAATATCTGATGCTGCGGATACGTCAACATCTTTGATTTTGATGTTAAACCAGTGTTCACCTAATTTTGCTTTCCAGGCGGCTAATTCCTTGGCTGGAGCATAATTATCAACGGTGAGGGTATGATAGCGATCGCTCGCCGGGAAATAAGCTCTCATTGCATATTCTCGCACCATCCGGGCTGTATTAAAGAAAGGACAATTCAACCGAATCGCATCCTTCATTTTTGCTACCCAAGGACGAGGCAAACCATCACCATCACGATGATCATAGAATAGGGGAATAACTTCCTTTTCTAACAACTCATAGAGGGCGTTAGCTTCTATTTCATCTTGGTAATTAGAATCATCATAGTTTTCACCATGTCCTATTGCCCAACCTGTGCGAACATAGTCCGCTTCATCCCACCAACCATCAAGAACACTGAGATTTGGTAAACCATTCATAGCAGCTTTCATGCCACTTGTCCCCGAAGCTTCACGGGGACGACGGGGAGTATTTAACCAGATATCACAACCTGCTACCATTAAGCGGGCGATGTAAATATCGTAGTTAGGGACAAATACCACCTGTTTTTCTAAATGGTGTTCGCGGATAAAGTGGTTAATATCCCGAATTAATTCTTTACCAGGGATGTCTTTAGGATGTGCTTTCCCAGCAATCACAAACTGCACCTTGCGGTGTTTGTTAGCGAGTAAAATCCTTTTAATTCTTTCCAAATCACGCATCCATAGAGTAGCGCGTTTGTAGGTAGCAAAACGACGGGCAAAGCCAATGGTAAAAACGTTAGGATCAAGCACCTCTTGTGCCTGAACAATATCAGAAGCAGAAGCACCGCGATCGCGCAAATGTTTGACTAAATGTTCTCGAACATACAACACCATATCCAAACGGCAGCGCTCGTGATTCCGCCATAACTCCTCATCGGGAATTGCATCCATGCGTTCCCACAGTTGGCTATCAGGTGGCGCTGATGACCAGTTTGGACCAAGATAGCGATCGTATAGCTCTTGCGTAGATTTACTTACACAACTGCGGGCATGGACACCGTTAGTAATAGCAGCAATTGGTACTTCTTCCACAGGAACTTTCTGCCACAAACCTTGGAACATCTGCCGGGAAACAACACCATGCAATTGTGCCACACCATTGGAGAATGTCGCCATCTTCAGTGCTAAAACTGCCATACTGAAAGGTGCAGACAAATCACCAGTATTTTCTCGTCCCAAACCTAAAAACTGCTCTTTCGGTAAACTAAAGATATCTGCATAGTAACCCAAATAATGCAACATCTTATCAGGAGCAAACAAGTCAATTCCCGCGGGAACTGGAGTGTGGGTAGTGAAAATATTACTAGAAGACACCACCTGTTTAGCTTCTCTGTAATTCAGTCCTTTTTCCTGAATCAGAATGCGAATCCGTTCTAACGCAGAGAAAGCCGCATGACCTTCATTCATGTGGTAAGCAGTAACTTCATAGCCCAAGGCTTTGAGCATTTGCACCCCACCTATCCCCAGCATAATCTCCTGGTGGATACGCATATCTATATCACCACCATACAACTGATCGGTGATATCGTGGTCGTAAGCCTTATTCGGCTCAATATTAGTATCAAGCATATACAGGGGTACAGTTCCCACCTGAACACGCCACACCCGTGCATATACCTTGCGTCCAGGATAATCTACCGCAATCCGTAATTCTGTACCATCGGGGTTGCGTTCCAAATGCAAGGGCATATTATAGAAATCATTGATGAGGTAGCGTTCCTGCTGCCAACCATCAGCATTAAGATACTGGGCAAAGTAGCCTTGTTGATACAATAAACCCACACCCACCAAAGGTAATCCCAAATCACTCGCAGATTTCAGGTGATCTCCTGCGAGTACACCCAAACCACCTGAATAGATAGGTAAGCAATCTACTAACCCAAATTCAGCGGAAAAATAGGCGTAACATTCCTTCTGGTGCTGATTTCTTTGTTTTTTATACCAAGTGTATTCCTGCAAATAATCTTCTAACTGCCGTGCTGCTCGGTCTACTTGCGCTAAAAAGCCTTCATCTTCAACAACTTCTAATAGTCGGCTTTGACTGATAGTTCCCAGCATCAATACTGGATTATGGTGACTGGCTTCCCATAAATCAGGATCTAAACGCCGAAATAGGTCTTTACTCTCCACATTCCAATCAAAATGGAGATTATACGCCAGTTTTCGTAAAGGTTCTAGTCTGGACGGTAGTGAAGGAGATACGTTAAAGGTGCGAATTGGCTGCATAGTATACTAAATAATTTACCAAAACTTTAAGTTTAGTCATAGCAGGGAACGGGAAAAAGGAAGATTGAATTTTGATAAAGAATAAATTATTCTGCTACCCGGTAACTGCCCTAACTACAGTTATTGTTGACTATTTTTACCTAATCTTGCCAACTCTTTATACTCTATTTATGATGTTTTCATGACTTTGTTAAGAATTGAAAACTTTTTGATGTTTTATCGGCGATAATAGGTATCGGGGGGTTGACAATTGATTTTAAATTTGTTATGATGAATCTCATAAAAAAGAAATATCTTCAAATTCTATTTAATAAACATAGTCATAATCAGAGTTTAAAGATGCTTGACATACAACCCTTGTAGTAGAGATGTTCCATGGAACGTCTCTGCTTTTTTGGAGATGTCTTTTGAATTGTGCAGAACCGCTTACCATCACGGGGCGGTGTTTATGCTACCACAGCAAATCCACTAACTGACCGTGGTATCTCTTCAGCGAGTCTTGTATACGCCACCGCCACCGTTGCCACCCCTGTACCTTGGGACACGACACCGGGCGCTATGTTACTTACCATCCCTATCCTAGCTTTAATGTACCGATGGAAACAATCCAGAAGTAGAATAGCATTAAAAACCACTGAAAAGCCTGCTGTAACAGTCTCATAAACTTTTTAACCTCCTTCTCTGCTGTTTTCCATACCTAACAGTTCACGAAAACGGCAGAGAAAAGTTTAATTGGGGGATTGATAAATGATTGTAGAGTGAGAAGTTAATAAAAGATTTATACTCAAAACGAGTAATTGAGGTTACATAAAATCACAAAATTATGAAAATTATGTATTTATTTACTCTAATTTTTTTTGATGAAACTTGTTCACTAAACCAAAAATATGTTATGCTTAATAGCAATTGTTCTTAACCAACAATTCCGTCATCAAAATTGTAATTTAGTTAGCCTATAAATCATTTGTGTGCAACATGATTAGAGCCGTATACTCTACAAGTTATTTACAAGAAAGCCGCCACAGCAGTCGCGGTAGTGCCTTCTTGTTTGCACCAATGGTGAATTTTAACATCATGGCAGATGTGGGAGACACTCCACCATAGTAGTTTTTATTTAAAAATAATCATCCCAATTGAATAAAAATCAAATTGTGACACAAAAGAAGTGATTCTAGCACTATTAATACCTACGGAAATTCATTGTTGTGAAAACACAAATATTTAAAGCCATTTGTGAAAAAATATGGCAAAAATCCGCTGGTAATTGATCTGCATGAATATTTCTGTATTCGTAGTTGCATTACCAACTGTCTCAACTTTCCCGATACAGTAAAAGTTGATATGTTTACCAAATTAATCTCATCAGTAGTTTGACAAAATTAACTTCAATCAGGTTATCAGAGAACAAAAAACAGCGTGTGTCATTAATTCTGTCCAATTACTTGCCGAGAGATTAACTGAGACTAACTACTGCTATGCACTGATATTAGCTAGTGAATTTATGCAACCCAGAAAAAGGTGATTAACGTTGCTGATTAATTCAATAGAGGTGCATATAAAAATGAGTCTAAACTTAGATCAAATAACTTATTTAGATATCATTGCGAAACTGTTTAAATCGAAATTTTTTCAGTAATTGAGTACACAATTGACAACTGTAGGCAAACTTATGTATTGCCATAATTGGGAATTTTGTAGATATTTTGGGAGTCCTATGGATGAATTTGCTTGCTTCTAGTATCGAGGAAAATTATTTTTGATCTTCCTGAATTCCTTCTGTCTTAGAAATAATTTATTGATGAGATATGTATCATGATTGAACAAAAATATCCTGCAAAAATTCAAAGATTTCAAGAACTATTAATCACTACTTTATTGGGAGATTTACCAACAATTGCAATGGGACCACAGCTAAGAAGATTGGTATATCAAAATATTTTTGGCAGCATGGGTAATAAAGTTTTTATTCAACATGGAGTGGAAATAACTGGAAGTTCATTTATTGAAATTGGCAACGGAGTGAATATCTTCAAGGGTGTGCGTTTAGATGCCAAAGGACATCAAAACAATAGAATGTATATTAGTAATCAAGTCACAATTGAGCGGAATGTGGACATTGGATGCATGGATAATACTTCTATATATATTGATGAAAATACTTATATAGCTCCTGGCGTATGTATTGCTGGTCAGGGAGATATCCGCATTGGTAAAAACTGTATGATAGCTTCTCATTGTGGCATCTATGCCAATAATCATGTTTTTACAGACTTGTTACTACCCATGAAACAGCAGGGTGTGACTCGTGAAGGAATTACTATTGAAGATGACTGTTGGCTAGGACATGGTGTGACTGTATTAGATGGAGTTACCATTGGTGAAGGTAGCATTATTGGTGCAGGTGCAGTAGTCAATAAAGATATTCCCCCTTATTCCATTGCGGTAGGTGTACCAGCAAAAGTTATCAAACATCGTGTTGCCAATGTAATAGGTAATAGGTAATAGGTAATAGGTAATAGGTAATAGGTAATAGGTAATAGGTAATAGGTAATAGGTAATGGGTAATGGGTAATGGGTAATGGGTAATGGGTAATAGATATTTCCCCTACTCCCCCTACTCCCCCTACTCCCCCTACTCCCCTTTACCTGGTATGGAATCTCTCTTTCATGGTTAACTAATAACACAGATGTGGGATGCGATCGCCATGACCCCAAAAATGTTAAATTAATATATGTATTAGCAAAGGTCGAATAAATGACAAGATTTATACATGACCAATTCGCCAAAGATTATTTAGAAGAACTGCTAAAACCTTATGGAAAAGTAGAAGCACCCAGTCATGTATCTGGAGAAGTACGTGAAATAGACGTATTATTTACACCATTTCTTGAACAAAAAGCGGATATAGCATCATTAGGTTTATTAGGTAAACTAGCCACCACACTAGCCATATTTGAACCATTTCGCAACCCAGCCTCAACAGAAGAAATATGTGATTGTCTATTAAAATTATTAGAAGTTAGAGGTGCATTAAAACGAGAAGCAAAACGTAATGCAACCAAAATAGCAGAAAGTAATTTTCCTAAATTATGGATTCTCACACCCACAGCGTCTAAAAAACTGCTATCAGGATTTCATGGTACATTGGAATCAGGTTCTTTACCAGGAATATACTATTTACCAGAGTCTTTCCGCGCAGCAATTATTGTCATTCATCAATTACCACCTATTCCAGAAACATTGTGGTTAAGACTTTTGGGAAGAGGAACGGTACAAAAACGAGCAATTGATGAATTAGCTGCGTTACCATCAAATCAGCCTTATGTGAAAATCACATTAGAATTACTTTACAACCTACAACAAAACTTGAGAATAAATCAAAGTCCAGAAATAGAAGCAGAAGATAGGGAGTTGATTATGAGATTAGCACCACTTTACCAACAAGAGCGAGAACTCGCTAGACAAGAAGGACTACAAGAAGGAGAACAACGAGGCCTACAACAAGGAGAACAACTTCTGATTATCCGTCAGTTAAATCGCCGCATTGGTACAATGGACTCATCATTGATTCAACAAGTCCAAAAATTACCTGTTGCACAACTAGAGGAATTAGGAGAAGCCTTGTTAGATTTTACCTCAGTTACAGATTTACAAACTTGGTTACAATCTGTTAGCTAATCTTTTTCAAAAGACCGTTTATGATGTTTTCATGACTTTATGAAGAATTGAAAACTTTTTGATTTTTCCCGCCGAAAATTGGGATTAGGGGCTTGACAATTGATTTTGAATTTGTTATCATGGAGTTGATAAGGAAGAACTATCTTAAAATTCTATTTAATAGATATAGGCCGAGTTTAAAGATGCTTGACATAAAACCCTTGTAGTAGAGACGTTCCATGGAACGTCTCTACTTTTTTGGAGATGTCTATTGAATTGTGCAGAACCGCTTACCATCATGGAGGCGGTTGTTTTTCGGCATAAACAGACGAGATATGAGAGTTTTCGATAAAATCTTGTAAAAGTTTGTAAAAAAAGAGACAATAAGACCATTGCTACTATACTGAGATATAGGTCAAATTCAAACATGAATACAAAGATATATCATGATGAAACTATCTCAGATTCTGCCATTAGTTGTTGTCGGTGGTGCTTTAGCCACTAGCCTTGTCGCATGGGAAAAGCCAGCACAAGCAATCCAACTATTCAATTTCAGTTTTAACAATGTTCAGGGTCTAGTTAATGGGACTGTATCAGGTACGTTAGAATTGCCAAATGGTAATGGAACATTTGCGGCTACGTCTATGAAAATAAATTCAGCCCCTGCTGCACTAGGATATACTCAACCTGTAAATGTGTTATCGTATTTTCAGGATGTAGTAAACAATTCCTTTACAGTATCTAATGGCACGATTACGGCAAGCTCCTTTGCAGCGCAAACTAATTCTTCTTCAGAAGGGTTGTCTCTCAATTTCGTGCCAGGTACTTATGGTTCAACTTTAACTAAGGTTGGTCAATATGACCTGTTTTCAGGAGTAGCAGACATCAACTCTACAACTCTTACATACTCCCCCGCTACCCCCGTACCCTTTGACATCAGTCCAGGTGCTATATTACCCACCATTCCCATCTTAGCTTTAATGTACCTATGGAAACAATCGAGGAATAGAATGGCGTTAAAAACCATTAGTAATCCTGATGTAACAGTTTCGACATATAGACAAGTAGGTTAACACAATAAAACCAAACTCTGTCAAGAAAAGTAGGCGTTGCTGAAACCAGGTATGAATTTAGGTGTAGAGACGAGAATCCCTACATGAGGAACGTCTCTACAAGGGTTTTGAAATGATCAAAAATCATTTTCATATCTCAAATCAGCAACGCCGAAAAGTAACATGATTGAAAAATTCTTCACCCTTGCAAGAGTGCTATAACGACAATTTTTTGTTATCAACCATTTTAATTTGTAGGTTGGGTTGAGGTACGAAACCCAACACAGTCTATAAGTATATGACATTTACAGCAAGTAGCTTTGAGTGAGGTACACCTTGTGCGGGCAAGATGCCCGCACCACAAGAGTTTTATTATTAATATTTGTACTTCATAAGATCGGGAACTGCTGTAATGTTGAGGTACGAAACCCAACACAGTCTATAAGTATATGACATTTACAGCAAGTAGCTTTGAGTGAGGTACACCTTGTGCGGGCAAGATGCCCGCACCACAAGAGTTTTATTATTAATATTTGTACTTCATAAGATCGGGAACTGCTGTAATGTTGAGGTACGAAACCTAACACAGTCCATAAGTATATGACATTTAATGTTAAGGTACGAAACCTAACACAGTCCATAAGTATATGACATTTAATATTGGGGTTTCACTTCCTTCTACCCAACCTGCGGGACTGCTGTTCCCTATTCCCTCGCCAAAGGTACAAGATATAGGTAAGATAAATTAGTTGCTATTTACCAAACCTCCGGGAGTTAGTTCTATGTTGAGTTTAAAAATTGCTGTTTATATCGTTGTCGGCTTGTTTGTGAGTATCTTCATCTTCGGGTTTTTGTCCAATGACCCAGCCCGTAACCCCGGTCGTCAAGACTCAGAATAAATATACAACAAATCACCTTTAGTGGCCGGAAGGTAGAAACAGGCTAATATGTAATTCAACCTTCCGGCTACTTTTTGCTTTTTGATCAGCTTAATTGCCTCAAAATATGTTTCATCCAGTCCTTTCACCTCAGCCACCGCCAAGTCTTGAAGCGTCAAAACCTGTTTCTGATCTCGCTGCTACTGCTGTTATTCAAGTAAAAAATGATCAACAAAAACTGATCATTGATGGTAAAAATCAACAAGATCGGTATCAATCAACTACCAAGCCAGTCAATGATTCTCCCTTATCCCGACTAGAAAACTCAGGTGGGGAATTTTCCATTATTCAAGGTCAAAAACGCAAAATTATTTATATTATAGCCGGACAGCAGGTTTTAACAGGAACATCAACACCCCCGGTAGAAAAAAATCACGTAAATTTACAGGAATCAGGGGGAAAGGTTGATCTATTGGTTGGTGAAAAGACACCATCTTTACCAGTACAAAATCTGATTGAATTTAAGCTGCGTAATCCTCAAGATCAGTCAAAACCTGGTAATTTAGCAGTTCCCCCGTTACCGCAAATTTCAGAAGCAAAGAAGATATCACCGCAAAAAACAAGAATTGTGGAAGTAATTGCCGATCGCCAGGAGTATGATGAGCAAAGGCGAGTTGTAACTGCTGATGGTAATGTTGTTGTCAGGTTTGATGGGGCAGTGATTGATGCCGATACCCTACAAATTAATTTGGATAATTTGATTACGGTGGGGGAAGGTAATGTGGTTTTAACTAGAGGTAATCAGGTACTCCAGGGACAACGGTTTACCTATAATTTTATTCAAGATAATGGGGATTTAGAAAACGGTAAAGGTGAACTTTATATCCCCACAGCAGGTACAGATTTTGCTTTTTCACCAACTCTACCTACAGATATTACGGCAGGGGGTGTATCTAGCCAGCCGTTAAGTAATCGCATTCGCGCTAATCAGCCGCTGACGAGTGTGAATAGTTCAGGGGGTATACAATTTGGTGCTAGTGGTCAATCAGATGCGCGAAATGTCCCTGCACCTGAGTTTGGGGGTACGGTGAAACGATTCAGGTTTGAAGCTCAACGGATTGAATTTTATCCGCGAGGTTTTCAAGCGCAAGATGTGAGAATTACTAATGATCCTTTTTCACCACCGGAATTAGAATTAAGAGCGGAGCAGGTAAATGTGACACGGGAAGCGCCTTTGATAGATAAAATTACTACCCAGCGTCAAAGGTTGGTTTTTGATCAAAACGCTGTTATCCCTCTGCCTGTTAATAGTCGGACAATAGATCGTCGTCCACGTAAAGTAAATCCTACTATTGTTGCTGCTGGTTTTGATAAGGGTAAACGAGATGGTTTGTATCTAGAACGGGATTTTGAAGCAATTAATGCTAATCAAAAACGCTGGACGATTACGCCCCAGTTTTATCTGCAAAGGGCTTTTAAGGATAGCGAGAATGTGCCTAGTTTATTTGGGGTGAAGACTAGGTTAAATGCTGTTTTTAGTCCGAAAACTATTTTGGAAGGTGCGGGGGAGTTAACTAGTTTTGATTTCAATCAGTTAGAAAATAATTTGCGCGGAAGTTTGCGGTTACGCCAAAATTTGGGTAATGTTAATCCTTATAT harbors:
- the obgE gene encoding GTPase ObgE — protein: MQFIDQSVIEVEAGNGGDGIVAFRREKYVPAGGPSGGNGGKGGSVIFVGNTNLQTLLDFRYKHLFKAQNGERGGPNNCTGAGGKDLIVEVPCGTSVYDAVTSVLLCDIVEPGQSFRVAEGGKGGLGNQHFLSNRNRVPEYALPGLEGEKKVLRLELKLLAEVGIIGLPNAGKSTLISSLSAARPKIADYPFTTLIPNLGVVKKPTGDGTVFADIPGLIEGASHGAGLGHDFLRHIERTRVLLHLIDATSEDVIADFHTIQEELKAYGRGLAKRPQILALNKIDAVDRETVDLEALATQLNHLALAPVFIISAVTRTGLDPMMQEIWRILDEINSLENQEVAVELIS
- a CDS encoding RNA methyltransferase, giving the protein MTENIHIKTSYNNVIIVLVEPAGPLNVGSVARVMKNFGLSKLILVNPQCDRTSDDALKMAVHGKDILESAVIVDTLPQALQGCVRAVATMGREYSGELPLDTPHTALPWLLAEAEKPVALIFGREDRGLTNEELNYAHKLVFIPTNPEYPSLNLATAVSICCYELSQSTNLFTDQNIPDSEIAPLDAMEGFYQQLESLLLSIGYLYPHTAASRMEKFRHLYNRAYLQTTEVGMLRGILRQVEWAINRKNPKKLD
- a CDS encoding translation initiation factor, whose amino-acid sequence is MANPKSDKGFVYQEFGNGSSPALERAVERGIQDLPPNQQNVRIQATRAGRKGKTVTVITGFQTTPETLATLLKQLKAQCGTGGTVKDNEIEVQGDHKQKILDILVKLGYKAKISGG
- a CDS encoding YqaE/Pmp3 family membrane protein; its protein translation is MDVVRIIAAIFLPPLGVFLQVGFGKDFWINLLLTIFGFYILGIVHAVWIIAKK
- the glgP gene encoding alpha-glucan family phosphorylase translates to MQPIRTFNVSPSLPSRLEPLRKLAYNLHFDWNVESKDLFRRLDPDLWEASHHNPVLMLGTISQSRLLEVVEDEGFLAQVDRAARQLEDYLQEYTWYKKQRNQHQKECYAYFSAEFGLVDCLPIYSGGLGVLAGDHLKSASDLGLPLVGVGLLYQQGYFAQYLNADGWQQERYLINDFYNMPLHLERNPDGTELRIAVDYPGRKVYARVWRVQVGTVPLYMLDTNIEPNKAYDHDITDQLYGGDIDMRIHQEIMLGIGGVQMLKALGYEVTAYHMNEGHAAFSALERIRILIQEKGLNYREAKQVVSSSNIFTTHTPVPAGIDLFAPDKMLHYLGYYADIFSLPKEQFLGLGRENTGDLSAPFSMAVLALKMATFSNGVAQLHGVVSRQMFQGLWQKVPVEEVPIAAITNGVHARSCVSKSTQELYDRYLGPNWSSAPPDSQLWERMDAIPDEELWRNHERCRLDMVLYVREHLVKHLRDRGASASDIVQAQEVLDPNVFTIGFARRFATYKRATLWMRDLERIKRILLANKHRKVQFVIAGKAHPKDIPGKELIRDINHFIREHHLEKQVVFVPNYDIYIARLMVAGCDIWLNTPRRPREASGTSGMKAAMNGLPNLSVLDGWWDEADYVRTGWAIGHGENYDDSNYQDEIEANALYELLEKEVIPLFYDHRDGDGLPRPWVAKMKDAIRLNCPFFNTARMVREYAMRAYFPASDRYHTLTVDNYAPAKELAAWKAKLGEHWFNIKIKDVDVSAASDIEVNQTVAVKAKVNLATLSNDDVQVELYQGSIDANGDIVNAVPVIMDYQGQDPENSSLYTANITYTTSGLQGLSLRVLPRNQYLSSPYEPRLIAWAE
- a CDS encoding acyltransferase, translating into MIEQKYPAKIQRFQELLITTLLGDLPTIAMGPQLRRLVYQNIFGSMGNKVFIQHGVEITGSSFIEIGNGVNIFKGVRLDAKGHQNNRMYISNQVTIERNVDIGCMDNTSIYIDENTYIAPGVCIAGQGDIRIGKNCMIASHCGIYANNHVFTDLLLPMKQQGVTREGITIEDDCWLGHGVTVLDGVTIGEGSIIGAGAVVNKDIPPYSIAVGVPAKVIKHRVANVIGNR